The Motacilla alba alba isolate MOTALB_02 chromosome 22, Motacilla_alba_V1.0_pri, whole genome shotgun sequence nucleotide sequence ttctgccccggtaagcaaaactcaccagcccacgttcctggtctcagtttgcagagctgcatgggcactctcaaagcagcccgagttggcacaggtggcagcttgtccctgggcggcatcttcagattcgcggaaatccagcagccagcaggcccctaagggccgagggcctacctggtacacaaaaaggcttctgccccggtaagcaaaactcaccagcccacgttcctggtctcagtttgcagagctgcatgggcactctcaaagcagcccgagttggcacaggtggcagcttgtccctgggcggcatcttcagattcgcggagatccagcagccagccggcccctaagggccgaggtcctacctggcattgaaaaaggcttctgccccggtaagcaaaactcaccagcccacgttcctggtctcagtttgcagagctgcatgggcactctcaaagcagcccgagttggcacaggtggcagcttgtccctgggcggcatcttcagattcgcggaaatccagctgccagcaggcccctaagggccgagggcctacctggtacacaaaaaggcttctgccccggtaagcaaaactcaccagcccacgttcctggtctcagtttgcagagctgcatgggcactctcaaagcagcccgagttggcacaggtggcagcttgtccctgggcggcatcttcagattcgcggaaatccagcaggcagccggcccctaagggccgagggcctacctggtacacacaaaggcttctgccccggtaagcaaaactcaccagcccacgttcctggtctcagtttgcagagctgcatgggcactctcaaagcagcccgagttggcacaggtggcagcttgtccctgggcggcatcttcagattcgcggaaatccagctgccagcaggcccctaagggccgagggcctacctggtacaaacaaaggcttctgccccggtaagcaaaactcaccagcccacgttcctggtctcagtttgcagagctgcatgggcactctcaaagcagcccgagttggcacaggtggcagcttgtccctgggcggcatcttcggattcgcggaaatccagctgccagccggcccctaagggccgagggcctacctggtacacaaaaaggcttctgccccggtaagcaaaactcaccagcccacgttcctggtctcagtttgcagagctgcatgggcactctcaaagcagcccgagttggcacaggtggcagcttgtccctgggcggcatcttcagattcgcggaaatccagctgccagccggcccctaagggccgagggcctacctggtacacaaaaaggcttctgccccggtaagcaaaactcaccagcccacgttcctggtctcagtttgcagagctgcatgggcactctcaaagcagcccgagttggcacaggtggcagcttgtccctggggggcatcttcagattcgcggaaatccagctgccagccggcccctaagggccgagggcctacctggtacacaaaaaggcttctgccccggtaagcaaaactcaccagcccacgttcctggtctcagtttgcagagctgcatgggcactctcaaagcagcccgagttggcacaggtggcagcttgtccctggggggcatcttcagattcgcggaaatccagcagccagccggcccctaagggccgagggcctacctggtacacaaaaaggcttctgccccggtaagcaaaactcaccagcccacgttcctggtctcagtttgcagagctgcatgggcactctcaaagcagcccgagttggcacaggtggcagcttgtccctgggcggcatcttcagattcgcggaaatccagcagccagccggcccctaagggccgagggcctacctggtacacaaaaaggcttctgccccggtaagcaaaactcaccagcccacgttcctggtctcagtttgcagagctgcatgggcactctcaaagcagcccgagttggcacaggtggcagcttgtccctggggggcatcttcagattcgcggaaatccagcagccagcaggcccctaagggccgagggcctacctggtacacaaaaaggcttctgccccggtaagcaaaactcaccagcccacgttcctggtctcagtttgcagagctgcatgggcactctcaaagcagcccgagttggcacaggtggcagcttgtccctggggggcatcttcggattcgcggaaatccagcagccagccggcccctaagggccgagggcctacctggtacacaaaaaggcttctgccccggtaagcaaaactcaccagcccacgttcctggtctcagtttgcagagctgcatgggcactctcaaagcagcccgagttggcacaggtggcagcttgtccctgggcggcatcttcggattcgcggaaatccggctgccagccggcccctaagggccgagggcctacctggtacacaaaggcttctgccccggtaagcaaaactcaccagcccacgttcctggtctcagtttgcagagctgcatgggcactctcaaagcagcccgagttggcacaggtggcagcttgtccctgggcggcatcttcagattcgcggaaatccagcagccagccggcccctaagggccgagggcctacctggtacacaaaaaggcttctgccccggtaagcaaaactcaccagcccacgttcctggtctcagtttgcagagctgcatgggcactctcaaagcagcccgagttggcacaggtggcagcttgtccctgggcggcatcttcggattcgcggaaatccagctgccagccggcccctaagggccgagggcctacctggtacacaaaaaggcttctgccccggtaagcaaaactcaccagcccacgttcctggtctcagtttgcagagctgcatgggcactctcaaagcagcccgagttggcacaggtggcagcttgtccctggggggcatcttcagattcgcggaaatccagcaggcagccggcccctaagggccgagggcctacctggtacacaaaggcttctgccccggtaagcaaaactcaccagcccacgttcctggtctcagtttgcagagctgcatgggcactctcaaagcagcccgagttggcacaggtggcagcttgtccctgggcggcatcttcggattcgcggaaatccagcagccagccggcccctaagggccgagggcctacctggtacacaaaaaggcttctgccccggtaagcaaaactcaccagcccacgttcctggtctcagtttgcagagctgcatgggcactctcaaagcagcccgagttggcacaggtggcagcttgtccctgggcggcatcttcagattcgcggaaatccagctgccagccggcccctaagggccgagggcctacctggtacacaaaaaggcttctgccccggtaagcaaaactcaccagcccacgttcctggtctcagtttgcagagctgcatgggcactctcaaagcagcccgagttggcacaggtggcagcttgtccctgggcggcatcttcagattcgcggaaatccagcagccagccggcccctaagggccgagggcctacctggtactgacaaaggcttctgccccggtaagcaaaactcaccagcccacgttcctggtctcagtttgcagagctgcatgggcactctcaaagcagcccgagttggcacaggtggcagcttgtccctgggcggcatcttcagattcgcggaaatccagcaggcagccggcccctaagggccgagggcctacctggtacacaaaaaggcttctgccccggtaagcaaaactcaccagcccacgttcctggtctcagtttgcagagctgcatgggcactctcaaagcagcccgagttggcacaggtggcagcttgtccctgggcggcatcttcagattcgcggaaatccggctgccagccggcccctaagggccgagggcctacctggtacacaaaaaggcttctgccccggtaagcaaaactcaccagcccacgttcctggtctcagtttgcagagctgcatgggcactctcaaagcagcccgagttggcacaggtggcagcttgtccctgggcggcatcttcagattcgcggaaatccagcaggcagccggcccctaagggccgagggcctacctggtacacaaaaaggcttctgccccggtaagcaaaactcaccagcccacgttcctggtctcagtttgcagagctgcatgggcactctcaaagcagcccgagttggcacaggtggcagcttgtccctgggcggcatcttcagattcgcggaaatccagcagccagccggcccctaagggccgagggcctacctggtacacaaaaaggcttctgccccggtaagcaaaactcaccagcccacgttcctggtctcagtttgcagagctgcatgggcactctcaaagcagcccgagttggcacaggtggcagcttgtccctgggcggcatcttcggattcgcggaaatccagcagccagccggcccctaagggccgagggcctacctggtacacaaaaaggcttctgccccggtaagcaaaactcaccagcccacgttcctggtctcagtttgcagagctgcatgggcactctcaaagcagcccgagttggcacaggtggcagcttgtccctgggcggcatcttcagattcgcggaaatccagctgccagccggcccctaagggccgagggcctacctggtactgacaaaaaggcttctgccccggtaagcaaaactcaccagcccacgttcctggtctcagtttgcagagctgcatgggcactctcaaagcagcccgagttggcacaggtggcagcttgtccctgggcggcatcttcagattcgcggaaatccagcaggcagccggcccctaagggccgagggcctacctggtactcaaaaaggcttctgccccggtaagcaaaactcaccagcccacgttcctggtctcagtttgcagagctgcatgggcactctcaaagcagcccgagttggcacaggtggcagcttgtccctgggcggcatcttcagattcgcggaaatccagctgctagccggcccctaagggccgagggcctacctggtacacaaaaaggcttctgccccggtaagcaaaactcaccagcccacgttcctggtctcagtttgcagagctgcatgggcactctcaaagcagcccgagttggcacaggtggcagcttgtccctgggcggcatcttcagattcgcggaaatccagcagccagccggcccctaagggccgagggcctacctggtactgacaaaggcttctgccccggtaagcaaaactcaccagcccacgttcctggtctcagtttgcagagctccatgggcactctcaaagcagcccgagttggcacaggtggcagcttgtccctgggcggcatcttcagattcgcggaaatccagcagccagccggcccctaagggccgagggcctacctggtacacaaaaaggcttctgtcccggtaagcaaaactcaccagcccacgttcctggtctcagtttgcagagctgcatgggcactctcaaagcagcccgagttggcacaggtggcagcttgtccctgggcggcatcttcagattcgcggaaatccagcagccagccggcccctaggggccgagggcctacctagtactgacaaagacttctgccccggtaagcaaaactcaccagcccacgttcctggtctcagtttgcagagctgcatgggcactctcaaagcagcccgagttggctcaggtggcagcttgtccctgggcggcatcttcggattcgcggaaatccagctgccagccggcccctaagggccgagggcctacctggtacacaaaaaggcttctgccccggtaagcaaaactcaccagcccacgttcctggtctcagtttgcagagctccatgggcactctcaaagcagcccgagttggcacaggtggcagcttgtccctgggcggcatcttcagattcgtggaaatccagcaggcagccggcccctaaggcccgagggcctacctggtactgacaaaggcttctgccccggaaaacaaaactcaccagcccacgttcctggtctcagtttgcagagctgcatgggcactctcaaagcagcccgagttggcacaggtggcagcttgtccctgggcggcatcttcggattcgtgaaaatccagcaggcagccggcccctaaggcccgagggcctacctggtactgacaaaggattctgccccggtaagcaaaactcaccaccccacgttgctggtctcagtttgcagagctccatgggcactctcaaagcagccctagttggcacaggtggcagcttgtccctgggcggcatcttcggattcgcggaaatccagctgccagccggcccctaaaggcggaggtcctacctggtactcaaAAAGGCatctgccccggtaagcaaaactcaccacccacgttcctggtctcattttgcagagctgcatgggcactctcaaagcagcccgagttggcacaggtggcagcttgtccctgggcggcatcttcggattcgcggaaatccggctgccagccggcccctaggggccgagggcctacctggtactcaaaaaggcttctgccccggaaaacaaaactcaccaccccacgttcctggtctcagtttgcagagctgcatgggcactctcaaagcagcccgagttggcacaggtggcagcttgtccctggggggcatcttcggattcacggaaatccagcaggcagccggcccctaagggccgagggcctacctggtacacaaaaaggcttctgccccggtaaacaaaactcaccagcccacgttcctggtctcagtttgcagagctccatgggcactctcaaagcagcccgagttggcacaggtggcagcttgtccctgggcggcatcttgatctaTGTGCAATTCCAACTGGTAtctggctgccctggccccCAGGGGCCCCAGGCCGCTCTTCAGGCCTTCTCCCTTGGAAACTAATCTCACCACTCGAGCACCCTGGTCTCCATTTTCCTGTGGGAGCCTGCTGCTCTGGTGAGTTTGTTGTCTGAGTTTTCTCCCCTGCAATGCTGCCAGCATCTGACCCTGGCCGCAATGACTCCACTGTGCCCAGCACTCACAGCCTGTGTCCCCGCCTTGTCTTACCAAACCCACTCTGTCACCACCGGCCCTTTTCAAACCCTCTCCACTGCTGTTCtaaaactctgcattttcattGAGCATCCCCTCTGATCCTGACTCTGAAAATACTCCGAGAAATCCGGAAATAGCACTGAGAAACCCCTGACAAATCTCTAAAACACAAAACTCCTGAGAAACCTTTTAGAATCCCCTTTATATCCTTAGAAGTTTTggaaaaaccctggaaaaaaacctgctcagcctcccagccccacctgtTGTTCTCTAACCCCCAGATGTCTTCCCTACCTTTGTGCAGTGGCTCTGTTGTCCCCTGAGGGTTCTGTCCTTGTCCCGGTGTCAGGGCTGCTGTCCTGTCCCCCCGGGAGGGTTCCGCTGCGCTCTCGCTGTTGGGgttgctgtgttgtgctgctcTTGGGGGCACAGGCTGTTGTTGGGGGGGCTGCTTAGGGCGAGGTgagggctggggggacaggTGGGGCACCTGTGCCCTAACTTGCCTCCTAAGCTGTCCCCTGTTGCCCAGATCTCCACTGGACTGCCCGGCCCTCAagccctctccctctgccccccagccctcaggctctgtgtgtcaccctGAATGCCTCTCCTGCGCCCCTCGAGCCcccctcaggctctgtgtgtcacctgaATGCCTCTCCTGCGCCCCTCGAGCCcccctcaggctctgtgtgtcaccctGAATGCCTCTCCTGTGCCCCTCGAGCCcccctcaggctctgtgtgtcaccctGAATGCCTCTCCTGCGCCACTCGAGCCCCCCCTCAGCGACCCCCAGCTCCTGTGTGTGACCCTCACGCCCTCTCCTTtgcccctcagcccccagctcctctgtgtcaccccccagctgcccctgccaccCTCAGCCTCTTTGTGTGTCACCCActgtcccttctccctgctcctctgtcaCCCTCGAGCCCCCACAGTGCCCCTCAAGCCGCCCCTCAGCCTCTGTCGTGCCCTGGAAGGACACTGAAAAGCCCTCTGAAGTCCCTAGAAAAGCTAGAATCTTTAAAACGTcctaaaaaccccacaaaaacctaAACAGCCTCAGAGCACCCTTAAAATCACTAAAAATACCCTTTTAATAAGGGTAtttatcttttattaaaaaataattaaatgctattaaaatttattcaatatttagtattacttttatttttactaagaTATATATTAATTATCaatttaattattatatttaattttaatatataaacctgatagtaaaattattttaataaaaataattgttttttaatttttttatatttaccattatttttatttttaattttaatgaaatatatactccatataaatttaattaatacatttaattttattatttaaacattttaatattatttttatttataaatatttgttatttttaatttttaatttcaacgttaatatatttaattaatatcAAATTAATATCAAATTAATTAATACCTTACTTTTAATATACATAATgaattttatattatattttttaaatattttttaaaattttttcaatgttcaatatttttgtatttaattttattattggTATATTTGatcaatatttaattaataaatgtaattttaatatattgaaattttatatttttatttaaatcattaatttctattttaaaacaatataatttttaaattaaaaaataccctattaaaaatgttttttaaaaaacttcaaacacctctaaaaatccccaaacaacctttaaaaaaatccctaattATTCCTAAAAGACCTCTAAAATACACCAAATATcataaaaataccccaaaatccctcaaaaattCCCTCAAAACCCTAGAAATACCCTAGTCCTATTAAAGTCCTCTGCATACCCTCAATAGTTCTCAAAGAGCcctaaaacatttttaacagtctgaaaaaagccccaaggatccaacaaaaaaaaaaaaaaaaactaaaaacccTATTTAGTAGTGGAAAGCCCTTGACACACcctaaaaaattcttttcaaaaagcCCCAAAGGTATCTTAAACATTCCCAGAGAATTCCTAAAAACcacctgcagaaaaaaaaaaaaaacctaaaatatccttaaaaagccctgaaaaaaaaccctaaaaataacCATTAAAAAACTGCTCAGTCCCTACCTGTGACTCTGCAGCCTCCAAACACCATCCCGACCTTCTGACTGGGGCAACAGCCGGggcctgctggggctgcaccagAGGCTTCTGGGGCTGTCCCTCCATCAGGGTGATCACCTGCACCTGCTGgggggctcctggggctgtcccaccATCTgagctgccttgtgctgctgttggggaaAACAGCACCCCAGACCCCACGGGGAAACTGCAGGTCTGCCCGCTGCATCACAGAAAAGCTTCCCCGCACTGCCTCGGTGCCTCGCAGGGAAATTGCCCCTGCCTTGTCTCAGTGAGGCACCAAAAGCCCCCCCAcgcctcctctgctctgcagtctgGGGTCACCCAGCCCTGGAGACTCTGAGacaggtgggatggggcagaagctgctgctggcttcaTCTTCCCCTCGGACCCTGAGGGCTGCACCCCCAGAACTGTGGGGTCACCTCAGCGACACCAGCGTCCCATCCAGGGCAGAGCCCATGTGGGATGTGGTGGTGCCGGTACAGGGGAGTTTGGCATCCTTCAAGTACTGCAGGTGTGCTGCAAAAGGTGGCAAGGGGCCAGAGCTTGTCTTGCTGGACCCACACCTTCAAACTGGAAGCACTGGAATCACCCTGGAACTGGGTGCACCAATCACCCACTTGCCAACTGCAACTGTGGAAAACGCAGAATTTTAAGAGCTGGGCACCCCCAGGCTGGGACCAGCATCCTCCAACAGGGACCACTGGGATACATGTGACAGTGAGCCACCTTCAAACTAGGTTACCTTAACAGCAAGATTGCAGACTGGAACTCTCCCTGGAAAAACTGGAATCTCAGGACAACCACACCAGCTCTGACCAATGTCACCTGTTGAATCAGACCTACAAGGCACCCCAAGGTGGGTGTCGCTGCCCCTCCAgaacccttccccagctgaaaCACTAAGGACCCCATGGATCAGTTCAGTGCCCAGACCAGCTTGCTCTCTTCACTCTGGATCCTACTGGGGTGCCTGGTGTAACCACCCCACTGGCAGGTGTCCTCCTGCCCCCTCAAcaccttctttttcctcccccacCAGTGCCAAACCCTGGCCTCCCCAGGTGGTGACAAAAGGGAACTGCTGTGGTATATGTAGTTTAACTCGTTTTATTTAGACTCAAAGGTTAACTGCGGCCCAGTGGGACCGTGACCCAGTAGAAACGCAGCAGTACATCAGAACTGGGGTGGGAGCGGGTGAGCTGCAGCGGGCTGCGGTGCCCAGGCTGCCCGAGGAATCGTCAGTCGGCGAGAGAAGGGTTTACGAGAGCTGCCCGCAGTCGGTGATGGTGATCTTCTTGCTTGTTTTGCCATCTTTGGAGCCACAGCGCTCCATGGCCTCCACCACGTTCATCCCCTCCTTGACGCGGCCGAAGACGACGTGCTTGCCATCCAGCCTGCCAGAGAAGCACCAGTCACAGCCGGTCCCTGATATCCCCAAGAGAGGACATCTCCCAGATGCAGACCCCCAAGCTTGCCCTCCCACAGCCCACGACTCACCACTCGGTCTTGGCAGTGCAGATGAAGAACTGGGAACCGTTCGTGTTGGGGCCGGCATTGGCCATTGACAGGATACCAGGACCCGTGTGCTTCAGGATGAAGTTCTCATCTGGGAACTTCTCCCCATAGATGGATTTGCCTCCAGTGCCATTGTGGCGTGTGAAGTCACCACCCTGCGAAAAGGCAGCATTTCAGGAGACGGGTGCAGAAGAACACTCTGGAACTGGGTGCAGAACCAACCTCTCACCCTGAATCTGCCATCATACTTGAGTGCCAGACTGCCTCACCCACCTACCCACTGGAGCAGGAGCACCACGCACCTGGCACATGAACCCAGGAATGATTCTGTGGAAGCAGGACCCCTTGTAGCCAAATCCCTTCTCACCAGTGCTCAGAGCACGGAAGTTTTCTGCAACGGAAATAAAATCCCACCATGAACAACTTTATTTGTTGAGTTCAGGACAGTACTAGGGCTTGGTGCAGTTGCAGTGGAGACAAAGTTGCTTTACCAACCTGCTGTCTTCGGGACCTTGTCTGCAAACAGCTGTAAAGACAAGAAAGGCATTTGTCAAATCCGGGCTGATGACTGGCCACTGCCCTCCCTCCTCGAGGCCAGTCCAGGCTGCGGGAATCCCCCCAGACACTGCTCGGAGCCCAGGGACCCCCACCGGATGGGGGCTTCTCAGCCGTGACGGCAGCTCTAGATTCCTCCCCGTCTCACACCGTCATCTGCAAGCTCTGAACTAACAGCAGCGGCATCGCTCATCTCACCAGCGGGGCAGAGAAGCGTTCGTTCCGCTGGCCTGgattaaattaaacattaatgTGCCTGAAGCCTTCCTGGGCGGGGCGCACGCGCCGCCTCCCAACGCTTCAGGAGGATTTTGGGCTGGATGCGCCACCCGTGCGGGAGCGCGGCCCCGAATCCGCAGCAGCCGCGGCGCCCGGAGCAGGCCCAGCCgtgccagggatgctctgcGCCCCGGGCGGGGCGATAAATGCTTCGCCCTCCAGCGACAATCCCGCGGTGATCGGGTTGCCGGCACTCCCCGCCGGCATCCCCAGACTCGGGCAGCACTGCCCGGGAGCTCGACACGGCTCATCCCGATGCTCCGGGGGCCTTGCGATAAAATGGCGGCGAAGCCGCCACGGCCGCGACCCGCAGTGGGGGGGGGAAACTGCTGCGCCCCaccccggccccggggcggaGCGGAGGCGCGGCGGGAACACGGCGGTAGCGAGGCCAGCGGTAACGGGGAACCAGCGGTGCCGGCCCAG carries:
- the PPIA gene encoding peptidyl-prolyl cis-trans isomerase A gives rise to the protein MANPVVFFDIAANGEPLGRVTFELFADKVPKTAENFRALSTGEKGFGYKGSCFHRIIPGFMCQGGDFTRHNGTGGKSIYGEKFPDENFILKHTGPGILSMANAGPNTNGSQFFICTAKTEWLDGKHVVFGRVKEGMNVVEAMERCGSKDGKTSKKITITDCGQLS